From one Streptomyces sp. NBC_01478 genomic stretch:
- a CDS encoding bifunctional DNA primase/polymerase encodes MSRTQDEPFADRFDISGVTSDGAAWLASAETYPRSTLAFWKERPDAPVVLPCGSAFDVVNAPAIFGRRMVDRLWDEGPGSGPVATYRGRMLLFASPGTAQRLPSLLGWEEWGAHPGEHSRTGSVPPLLCHGKGDAVTVPAPAGAASPTSFDARWLVAPDTRRPWLPGAEILLWAAVRAARTAVRISIFPRADQDAKVYDVSRRR; translated from the coding sequence ATGAGCCGCACACAGGATGAGCCCTTCGCCGACCGCTTCGACATCTCGGGCGTCACCTCGGACGGTGCCGCCTGGCTCGCCTCGGCGGAAACGTATCCGCGCAGTACTCTCGCCTTCTGGAAAGAGCGCCCGGACGCCCCGGTCGTCCTGCCCTGCGGCTCCGCCTTCGACGTGGTGAACGCCCCGGCGATCTTCGGCCGCCGTATGGTCGACCGTCTGTGGGACGAGGGTCCCGGCTCCGGGCCGGTCGCCACGTACCGGGGGCGGATGCTCCTGTTCGCCAGCCCCGGCACGGCTCAGCGGCTGCCGTCGTTGCTGGGCTGGGAGGAGTGGGGCGCGCACCCCGGAGAGCACAGCCGCACGGGGTCCGTCCCGCCGCTGCTGTGTCACGGCAAGGGCGACGCGGTGACCGTCCCGGCGCCGGCCGGCGCGGCCTCGCCGACCTCGTTCGACGCGCGCTGGCTGGTCGCTCCGGACACCCGCCGACCCTGGCTTCCCGGCGCCGAAATCCTGCTCTGGGCGGCCGTGCGGGCGGCCCGGACCGCCGTACGGATATCGATTTTTCCTCGCGCCGATCAGGATGCTAAGGTCTACGACGTCAGCAGGCGCCGCTAG
- a CDS encoding DUF6059 family protein, with amino-acid sequence MAGGGVGRGAGGGRRGGRVAAFRRWCDDLLMAFGLPYLCACAENDLREPPAGHPERLRPDRPLTAYEVWLTDQLTPAPGMRKASSDNRGRPGQRPNR; translated from the coding sequence ATGGCTGGAGGAGGGGTCGGGCGCGGAGCCGGAGGCGGACGGCGGGGCGGGCGGGTGGCGGCGTTCCGCAGGTGGTGCGACGACCTGCTGATGGCGTTCGGTCTGCCCTACCTCTGCGCGTGCGCCGAGAACGACCTTCGGGAACCGCCCGCCGGACACCCGGAACGACTGCGCCCGGACCGCCCGCTCACCGCGTACGAGGTATGGCTGACGGACCAGCTCACCCCAGCGCCGGGCATGCGAAAGGCGTCCTCGGATAACCGAGGACGCCCAGGTCAGCGACCTAATCGCTAG
- a CDS encoding M6 family metalloprotease domain-containing protein, with product MPCQLPLKGLSRTALRGLAQWRTRPGLRGTAAVFTTMSALAATSIMSSQSVAEPFSTTPCALKRTEAHHSEGLDTWNTAYVRPTRPLDAVMIFLSFPDATPRTTPAALAADHFPATTRFYERASYGRFTLRPHPLRNWIRMPHPSTSYAIQRDWNPVNRAAYLRDALAAADPEVDFSRYDVVYFVADPDAPGVDSDATKVVNLDTPLRADGTDIRRVVTVFEKHPPDRLVLAHETGHVFDLPDLYHRPVDGKGDWDTYVGDWDLMGSQFGLSPDLFAWHKWKLGWLDPRQVVCVRGTAPTRLTLEPVAAGPGASLAGGAAGSPAFGLGLGVKLAVVRTGTDSALAFEARSPVGNDTTGCKQGVLVYRVRDGAASGSGPIQVVDAHPRTEACWETSVYPPLADAPVSLGESFTVPGDNVRVEVEARTVSGAWTVVITPAAEN from the coding sequence GTGCCGTGTCAGCTCCCCCTCAAGGGGCTCTCCCGTACGGCGCTCAGGGGGCTCGCCCAGTGGCGGACGCGACCCGGACTGCGCGGCACCGCGGCCGTGTTCACCACCATGTCCGCGCTCGCCGCGACCTCGATCATGTCCAGCCAGTCGGTCGCCGAGCCCTTCTCGACCACGCCCTGCGCCCTCAAGCGCACCGAGGCCCACCACTCGGAGGGCCTGGACACCTGGAACACCGCCTATGTGCGCCCCACCCGCCCGCTCGACGCGGTGATGATCTTCCTCTCCTTCCCCGACGCGACCCCGCGGACCACCCCCGCCGCCCTGGCCGCCGACCACTTCCCGGCCACCACCCGCTTCTACGAACGCGCCTCCTACGGCCGGTTCACGCTCCGCCCGCACCCGCTGCGGAACTGGATCCGCATGCCGCACCCCTCGACGTCGTACGCCATACAGCGCGACTGGAACCCGGTGAACCGCGCCGCGTACCTGCGCGACGCCCTCGCCGCCGCCGACCCCGAGGTCGACTTCTCGCGCTACGACGTCGTGTACTTCGTCGCCGATCCGGATGCCCCCGGTGTCGACTCGGACGCGACCAAGGTCGTGAACCTGGACACCCCGCTGCGGGCCGACGGCACGGACATCCGCCGGGTCGTCACCGTGTTCGAGAAGCACCCGCCGGACCGGCTGGTCCTCGCCCACGAGACCGGCCATGTCTTCGACCTGCCGGACCTCTACCACCGGCCGGTGGACGGCAAGGGCGACTGGGACACCTATGTCGGCGACTGGGATCTGATGGGCAGTCAATTCGGGCTCTCCCCGGACCTGTTCGCCTGGCACAAGTGGAAGCTGGGCTGGCTGGATCCGCGCCAGGTGGTGTGCGTACGGGGGACCGCGCCGACCCGGCTGACCCTGGAACCCGTGGCCGCCGGCCCCGGTGCCTCGCTCGCCGGTGGTGCCGCGGGATCGCCTGCGTTCGGACTCGGCCTCGGGGTCAAGCTGGCGGTCGTGCGCACCGGGACCGACAGCGCGCTGGCCTTCGAGGCGCGCAGCCCCGTCGGCAACGACACCACGGGCTGCAAGCAGGGCGTCCTCGTCTACCGGGTGCGCGACGGCGCCGCCTCCGGAAGCGGCCCGATCCAGGTCGTCGACGCCCACCCGCGCACCGAGGCCTGCTGGGAGACCTCGGTCTACCCGCCGCTCGCCGACGCCCCGGTCTCCCTCGGTGAGAGCTTCACCGTGCCCGGCGACAACGTACGGGTGGAGGTGGAGGCCCGGACGGTGTCCGGGGCCTGGACGGTGGTGATCACCCCGGCGGCGGAGAACTGA
- a CDS encoding putative bifunctional diguanylate cyclase/phosphodiesterase codes for MSGTSEGPAPAADLIRPAVTESNGEALPRVSFPEDGPLGSAFSAAGPFGSAFSAAPLAMAVVDRDGLVVSANDTFGALLGKPGAALTGLVAAELMDLKADARTWHGYREVLGGRQAKLSCTRRVKHPDGHVLWVQVTAAPLPAAEHGVLLSLTDISARRELQARLRHLEMHDPVTRLPNRTLFFERLSAALEAESYERGGTGRIGLCYLDLDGFKAVNDTLGHRVGDRLLAAVAERLTRCADEAGLARATAPLVARLGGDEFALLVEDSTGTDQLADLAESVLKALQAPFDLSGQRLSLSASIGVVERQAAGTTATGLMQAADTTLYWAKADGKSRWTLFDPERNAHRMTRQALASTLRPAIERGEFTLEYQPLVGMESGRLRGVEALVRWNHPQFGMLTPNRFIGLAEEDGSIVQLGRWVLVTACRQARRWQVDHPDEPPIFVSVNVAVRQVWDSDLVADVAEVLAETGLAPRLLQLELTESAVMGSAGRPLQALQALSDMGVQIAIDDFGTGYSNLAYLSRLPVSVLKLDGSFVRGFQYEGEGVPPNPADEVIVEAMIQLAHRLGLSVTAECVETSSQAARLRRIGCDTGQGWLYSRPVAPDRISELLGTKACNQAS; via the coding sequence GTGAGCGGAACGTCCGAAGGGCCGGCGCCCGCGGCAGACCTCATCCGGCCGGCCGTAACAGAGAGTAATGGCGAGGCATTGCCTCGTGTCAGTTTCCCCGAGGACGGACCGCTCGGGTCCGCCTTCTCCGCCGCCGGCCCGTTCGGGTCGGCCTTCTCCGCGGCCCCCCTCGCGATGGCCGTCGTGGACCGTGACGGTCTGGTCGTCAGCGCGAACGACACGTTCGGCGCGCTGCTCGGCAAGCCGGGCGCTGCCCTGACCGGGCTGGTCGCGGCCGAGTTGATGGACCTGAAGGCGGACGCCCGCACCTGGCACGGCTATCGCGAGGTGCTCGGCGGCCGGCAGGCCAAGCTGAGCTGCACCCGCCGGGTCAAGCACCCCGACGGGCACGTGCTGTGGGTGCAGGTGACCGCCGCTCCGCTGCCGGCGGCGGAGCACGGCGTGCTGCTGTCACTCACCGACATCAGCGCCCGCCGTGAACTCCAGGCGCGGCTACGGCACTTGGAGATGCACGACCCGGTGACCCGGCTGCCGAACCGCACCCTGTTCTTCGAGCGGCTGTCGGCCGCGCTGGAGGCGGAGTCGTACGAGCGGGGCGGTACCGGACGGATCGGCCTGTGCTATCTGGATCTCGACGGCTTCAAGGCGGTCAACGACACGCTCGGCCACCGCGTCGGCGACCGGCTGCTGGCGGCCGTGGCCGAGCGGCTCACGCGGTGCGCGGACGAGGCGGGCCTCGCCCGGGCCACCGCACCGCTGGTGGCGCGGCTGGGCGGGGACGAGTTCGCGCTGCTCGTCGAGGACTCGACCGGCACCGATCAACTGGCCGATCTCGCCGAGTCGGTACTGAAGGCGCTCCAGGCGCCCTTCGACCTGTCCGGGCAGCGGCTGTCGTTGTCGGCGTCGATCGGTGTGGTCGAGCGGCAGGCGGCCGGTACGACGGCCACCGGGCTGATGCAGGCCGCCGACACGACGCTGTACTGGGCGAAGGCGGACGGCAAGTCCCGCTGGACGCTGTTCGATCCGGAACGCAACGCGCACCGCATGACCCGCCAGGCACTTGCCTCCACGCTCCGTCCGGCCATCGAGCGGGGTGAATTCACCCTGGAGTACCAGCCGTTGGTGGGCATGGAGAGCGGGCGGCTGCGCGGAGTCGAGGCGTTGGTCCGCTGGAACCACCCGCAGTTCGGCATGCTGACGCCGAATCGGTTCATCGGACTGGCCGAGGAGGACGGCTCGATCGTGCAGCTCGGCCGCTGGGTCCTGGTCACCGCCTGCCGCCAGGCCCGCCGTTGGCAGGTGGACCACCCGGACGAGCCGCCGATCTTCGTGAGCGTCAACGTGGCCGTACGCCAGGTGTGGGACTCGGATCTGGTCGCGGATGTGGCGGAGGTCCTGGCCGAGACCGGACTGGCGCCGCGGCTGCTGCAGTTGGAGCTGACCGAGTCGGCGGTGATGGGGTCGGCGGGGCGGCCGTTGCAGGCGCTCCAGGCGCTGAGCGACATGGGGGTGCAGATCGCCATCGACGACTTCGGCACCGGATACTCGAACCTGGCGTATCTGAGCCGGCTGCCGGTCTCCGTGCTGAAGCTGGACGGGTCCTTCGTGCGCGGCTTCCAGTACGAGGGCGAGGGCGTCCCGCCGAACCCGGCGGACGAGGTGATCGTCGAGGCGATGATCCAACTCGCCCACCGGCTGGGGCTGTCGGTGACCGCCGAGTGCGTGGAGACCTCTTCACAGGCCGCCCGGCTGCGCCGCATCGGGTGCGACACCGGACAGGGGTGGCTGTACTCCCGTCCGGTGGCGCCGGATCGTATCTCCGAGCTGCTGGGGACGAAGGCCTGCAATCAGGCTTCCTGA
- a CDS encoding LLM class flavin-dependent oxidoreductase produces MAADDEVRGTTDEIRGTARGTAPVPLSVLDLVTVGAGRTATDALRTSVRIAELAESRGFHRYWVAEHHSMPGIASSSPAVILGHLAAHTDRIRLGSGGIMLPNHAPLVIAEQFGTLEALAPNRVDLGLGRAPGTDGATAAALRRTDRLNEGADDFPEQLAELTRFLDDDFPDGHPYARIHAVPGPIQSTSPGGVQSPHRPPIWLLGSSGFSARLAGMLGLPFAFAHHFSAQNTVPALDLYRESFRPSAVLDAPYSLIGVSALATDDEKEARRQVLAAALNMVRLRTGRPGLVPTPEEAEAYEFSPMEREFITSWNANVIHGTVDEVRTGLDDLQKRTGADELMLTSHAHSADLRLRSYELIADAYELTADQEA; encoded by the coding sequence GTGGCGGCAGACGACGAGGTCCGGGGCACGACCGACGAGATCCGGGGTACGGCGCGAGGCACCGCCCCCGTCCCCCTCTCCGTACTGGACCTGGTGACCGTGGGCGCCGGCCGCACCGCCACGGACGCGCTCCGCACCAGCGTGCGGATCGCCGAGCTCGCCGAGTCGCGCGGTTTCCACCGCTACTGGGTCGCCGAGCACCACTCGATGCCGGGCATCGCCTCCTCCTCACCCGCCGTGATCCTGGGCCATCTCGCGGCCCACACGGACCGCATCCGCCTCGGCTCGGGCGGCATCATGCTCCCGAACCACGCGCCGCTCGTCATCGCGGAACAGTTCGGCACCCTGGAGGCGCTCGCCCCGAACCGTGTCGACCTCGGCCTCGGCCGCGCCCCCGGCACCGACGGCGCCACCGCCGCCGCCCTGCGCCGGACCGACCGCCTCAACGAAGGTGCCGACGACTTTCCCGAGCAACTCGCCGAGCTGACCCGCTTCTTGGACGACGACTTCCCCGACGGCCACCCCTACGCCCGCATCCACGCGGTCCCCGGCCCGATCCAGTCGACCTCACCCGGCGGCGTGCAGTCCCCGCACCGCCCCCCGATCTGGCTGCTCGGCTCCTCCGGCTTCAGCGCCCGCCTCGCCGGCATGCTCGGCCTGCCGTTCGCCTTCGCCCACCACTTCTCCGCGCAGAACACCGTCCCGGCGCTCGACCTCTACCGCGAGTCCTTCCGCCCGAGCGCGGTGCTCGACGCGCCGTACTCTCTGATCGGCGTCTCCGCCCTCGCCACCGACGACGAGAAGGAGGCCCGCCGCCAGGTGCTGGCCGCCGCCCTCAACATGGTCCGGCTGCGCACCGGCCGCCCCGGGCTGGTGCCCACCCCGGAAGAGGCCGAGGCGTACGAATTCAGCCCCATGGAGCGGGAGTTCATCACCTCCTGGAACGCCAACGTCATCCACGGCACGGTCGACGAGGTCCGCACCGGACTCGACGATCTGCAAAAGCGCACCGGCGCCGACGAGTTGATGCTCACGTCCCACGCCCACAGCGCGGACCTGCGGCTGCGCTCGTACGAACTGATCGCCGACGCCTATGAGTTGACGGCGGATCAGGAAGCCTGA
- a CDS encoding DHA2 family efflux MFS transporter permease subunit has protein sequence MKQKTATPKLRGNPWAVLTTLSLGFFMTLLDMTIVNIAIPDVMRSLHADLDQVMWMVSGYTLVLAALLVTSARLGDMKGQRTLFVAGTGLFTLASAACGLATGPTTLIAARIAQGLGAALLTPQTMALIVATFPAARRGTALGVWGSVAGVATLSGPTLGGLIVSTLGWRWVFFVNIPVGLLVLALTFRWVPDLRTGRAHRLDLPGVLLSGAALTGLTFALMEGDRYSWNPGIWTLAACSLALGFLFLRHQARRQDAEPLVPFALFADRGFTVMTALMGAIGAALIGAVLPLSLFLQQQLGLSAVHAGLALAPSPLVSLLVSPYAGRLSDRIGGRRVLLAGLLSFATGLTAALLLTGPGAHASTLTLPLMLMGLGTGCMIAPLSTEAMRNVPPHLAGAASGVNNTVRQLGSVLGAAATAALMTVGSSPLAGLHLAMALPVVLLAVAAGALVVPSRRHPARAPGNKAETASC, from the coding sequence ATGAAGCAGAAGACAGCAACGCCGAAGCTGCGCGGAAACCCCTGGGCCGTCCTGACCACGCTCTCCCTCGGGTTCTTCATGACCCTCCTCGACATGACGATCGTCAACATCGCGATCCCCGACGTGATGCGCTCCCTGCACGCGGACCTCGACCAGGTCATGTGGATGGTCAGCGGCTACACGCTCGTCCTCGCCGCCCTGCTGGTGACCTCCGCCCGGCTCGGCGACATGAAGGGCCAGCGCACCCTGTTCGTCGCCGGAACCGGCCTGTTCACCCTGGCCAGCGCGGCCTGCGGCCTGGCCACCGGGCCTACGACGCTGATCGCGGCCCGGATCGCCCAGGGCCTCGGCGCGGCCCTGCTCACCCCGCAGACCATGGCGCTGATCGTCGCCACCTTCCCCGCCGCCCGGCGCGGTACCGCCCTCGGCGTCTGGGGCTCGGTCGCCGGCGTGGCCACCCTCTCCGGCCCCACCCTCGGCGGCCTGATCGTCAGTACGCTCGGCTGGCGCTGGGTGTTCTTCGTCAACATCCCCGTCGGCCTGCTGGTCCTCGCCCTCACCTTCCGCTGGGTGCCCGACCTGCGCACCGGCCGCGCCCACCGCCTGGACCTCCCCGGCGTCCTGCTCTCCGGCGCCGCGCTGACCGGCCTCACCTTCGCCCTGATGGAGGGCGACCGCTACTCCTGGAACCCCGGGATCTGGACCCTCGCCGCCTGCTCCCTGGCCCTCGGATTCCTCTTCCTCCGCCACCAGGCCCGCCGTCAGGACGCCGAACCCCTCGTCCCCTTCGCCCTGTTCGCCGACCGGGGCTTCACCGTCATGACCGCCCTGATGGGCGCGATCGGCGCCGCCCTGATCGGCGCGGTCCTCCCGCTCAGCCTCTTCCTCCAGCAGCAACTCGGCCTCAGTGCGGTCCACGCCGGCCTCGCCCTGGCCCCGTCCCCGCTCGTCTCGCTCCTCGTCTCGCCGTACGCGGGCCGCCTGAGCGACCGGATCGGCGGCCGGCGCGTCCTCCTCGCCGGGCTTCTGTCCTTCGCCACGGGCCTCACCGCGGCCCTCCTCCTGACGGGCCCGGGCGCCCATGCGTCGACCCTCACCCTGCCCCTGATGCTCATGGGCCTCGGCACCGGCTGCATGATCGCCCCGCTGTCGACCGAGGCGATGCGCAACGTCCCGCCGCACCTGGCCGGAGCGGCCTCGGGCGTCAACAACACGGTCCGGCAACTGGGTTCGGTCCTGGGAGCGGCGGCCACGGCGGCCCTGATGACGGTCGGCTCGTCACCGCTCGCCGGTCTGCATCTGGCGATGGCGCTCCCGGTGGTCCTGCTCGCGGTCGCGGCCGGGGCCCTCGTGGTGCCCTCGCGCCGCCATCCGGCCCGCGCACCCGGGAATAAAGCGGAGACAGCCTCCTGTTAG
- a CDS encoding helix-turn-helix domain-containing protein, with the protein MNVDDLFLLGVRLQKIAESAIPAEGIGDHPTSTRTVLIVAADIRDHPGTTVTEVARRTGLVQSQVSNCVARLRSADALVTEPDPTDGRRTLLRTSPEPSPRMTAVREAPITPALAAATADPGEALALLERLNALLKPAD; encoded by the coding sequence ATGAACGTCGACGATCTGTTCCTGCTGGGCGTCCGCCTCCAGAAGATCGCGGAGTCCGCCATCCCGGCCGAGGGCATCGGCGACCACCCCACCAGCACCCGTACGGTCCTGATCGTCGCCGCCGACATCAGGGACCACCCCGGCACCACGGTCACCGAGGTCGCCCGGCGCACCGGGCTGGTACAGAGCCAGGTCTCCAACTGCGTGGCCCGGCTGCGCTCCGCCGACGCACTCGTCACCGAGCCCGACCCGACGGACGGCCGCCGCACCCTGCTGCGCACCAGCCCCGAGCCGTCCCCGCGCATGACGGCGGTCCGCGAGGCCCCGATCACCCCGGCACTCGCCGCCGCCACCGCCGATCCCGGGGAAGCGCTGGCACTCCTCGAACGGCTGAACGCGCTGCTGAAGCCGGCCGACTGA
- a CDS encoding maleate cis-trans isomerase family protein, whose translation MTALGFLYPGHSAEDDYPRIEQLLGSDVRLDVVHTDIGEDAHRVDALLEMGSPERLAAGVGQLRMSGAEAVVWACTSGSFVYGWEGAHDQVRALARAAGLPASSTSFAFVYAAKELGVRRVAVGATYPDDVAALFADFLRAGGVEPAAVRASGIVTAAEVGTWGRDEVLALARSVDGPDIEAILLPDTALHTAGHLTDLEKELGKPVLTANQVTVWEALRLADRKVNAPDLGALFTKEPLVQA comes from the coding sequence ATGACCGCACTCGGATTCCTCTACCCGGGCCACTCCGCCGAGGACGACTACCCGCGCATCGAACAGCTCCTCGGCAGCGACGTGCGCCTCGACGTGGTCCACACGGACATCGGCGAGGACGCACACCGCGTGGACGCGCTCCTGGAGATGGGCTCCCCCGAGCGGCTCGCGGCAGGCGTCGGACAACTCCGCATGTCGGGCGCCGAGGCCGTCGTCTGGGCCTGCACCAGCGGCAGTTTCGTCTACGGCTGGGAGGGCGCCCACGACCAGGTCCGCGCCCTGGCCCGGGCGGCGGGCCTGCCGGCGTCGTCGACGTCCTTCGCCTTCGTGTACGCGGCGAAGGAGCTGGGGGTGCGACGGGTTGCCGTGGGCGCGACGTACCCGGACGACGTGGCGGCGCTCTTCGCGGACTTCCTGCGGGCCGGGGGAGTGGAACCGGCCGCGGTGCGCGCCTCCGGGATCGTCACCGCGGCGGAGGTCGGCACCTGGGGCCGGGACGAGGTGCTGGCACTGGCCCGGTCCGTGGACGGCCCGGACATCGAGGCGATCCTCCTCCCGGACACGGCCCTGCACACCGCCGGTCATCTCACCGACCTGGAGAAGGAGTTGGGCAAGCCGGTCCTCACGGCGAACCAGGTCACGGTGTGGGAGGCGCTGCGGCTGGCGGACCGCAAGGTCAACGCGCCTGACCTGGGGGCCCTGTTCACGAAGGAACCGCTCGTACAGGCCTGA
- a CDS encoding maleate cis-trans isomerase family protein, with amino-acid sequence MHVSFLGGPRPQRGVGVVAPFDFALDRELWRWVPDDISLHLTRTPFVPVEVSLDLARLVSEHETLHDAVRTLNAIAPEVVAYACTSGSFVGGLAGERAMCEAMTRAGEVPSLTTSGALLAALTELGARRIALVTPYTVSVTQSLEEYLAEAGVEVIGRAFMGLTRHIWKVPYRDVVDMARQAVRGAADALFISCTNLPTYDVIPQLEAELRIPVVSANQVTMWAALRRLGTRAVGPYQALLDESARRRGPVLPEEHQEGWS; translated from the coding sequence ATGCACGTTTCCTTCCTGGGCGGACCCCGCCCGCAGCGCGGTGTCGGTGTCGTCGCCCCCTTCGATTTCGCGCTGGACCGCGAGTTGTGGCGCTGGGTCCCCGACGACATCTCGCTGCACCTCACGCGGACGCCGTTCGTACCCGTGGAGGTCAGCCTCGACCTGGCCCGTCTGGTCAGCGAGCACGAGACCCTGCACGACGCGGTCCGCACGCTCAACGCGATCGCCCCCGAGGTCGTCGCGTACGCCTGTACCTCCGGGAGCTTCGTCGGCGGACTCGCCGGGGAACGCGCGATGTGCGAGGCGATGACCCGGGCCGGCGAGGTCCCGTCCCTGACCACCTCGGGCGCCCTGCTCGCCGCCCTCACCGAACTCGGCGCCCGCCGGATCGCCCTGGTCACGCCGTACACGGTGTCCGTCACGCAGTCCCTGGAGGAGTACCTCGCCGAGGCCGGCGTCGAGGTCATCGGCCGCGCCTTCATGGGCCTGACCAGGCACATCTGGAAGGTGCCTTACCGCGACGTCGTCGACATGGCCCGGCAGGCCGTCCGGGGCGCCGCCGACGCGCTGTTCATCAGTTGCACCAACCTTCCGACGTACGACGTGATCCCCCAGTTGGAGGCGGAGCTGCGCATACCGGTCGTATCGGCCAACCAGGTCACGATGTGGGCAGCCCTGCGCCGACTGGGTACCCGTGCCGTGGGCCCCTATCAGGCGCTGCTGGACGAGTCGGCGCGCCGCCGGGGGCCGGTACTGCCGGAAGAACACCAGGAAGGCTGGTCATGA